In Pedobacter heparinus DSM 2366, the following are encoded in one genomic region:
- a CDS encoding pyrimidine/purine nucleoside phosphorylase has product MSNPNTDLPISHNVYFEGKVQSLGLQTEKGKATLGVMKKGNYTFSTSSPEEMVIVAGVMNVKLDDSGYKAYHAQDKFDVAAGASFDIICDTDVAYLCYYG; this is encoded by the coding sequence ATGAGTAATCCAAATACAGATCTGCCGATATCCCACAATGTATATTTTGAAGGTAAAGTTCAAAGCCTTGGCCTGCAAACAGAAAAAGGTAAGGCAACACTTGGTGTAATGAAAAAAGGTAACTATACCTTTTCAACCTCTTCACCTGAAGAAATGGTTATAGTGGCAGGTGTAATGAACGTTAAATTAGACGATAGCGGATATAAGGCCTATCATGCCCAGGATAAATTTGATGTGGCAGCCGGTGCTTCTTTTGACATTATATGTGATACAGATGTAGCCTATCTGTGTTATTACGGTTAA
- a CDS encoding ROK family protein, with product MTLNSFLPFIGVDIGGSHITAAHIDSSTYHVVEDSLVRQRVAPKESAEIILNSWVEGILPLVNGFPAGQIKIGIAMPGPFDYQSGIALFKGVQKYDALYGIDIGEALSRHLNLPLENIIFINDAEAFLRGELAAGAASDVKKAIGITLGTGLGSASNCKGAPKDVNRAALPFLEQNAEEYISTRWFLKRYHELTGADVKNVEELLNVAAPAIKNQIFDEFATNLGSFINDFIADEDPEVLVIGGNIARTWAHFMPKLEQLVVNKKVKIRQTEMWENAALVGAACIWVNK from the coding sequence ATGACCTTAAACAGTTTCCTGCCCTTTATTGGGGTAGACATAGGCGGCTCACACATTACTGCAGCGCATATTGATTCATCTACCTATCATGTTGTTGAAGACAGCCTGGTACGCCAGCGTGTAGCACCCAAAGAAAGTGCTGAAATTATTCTAAATTCCTGGGTTGAGGGGATTTTACCGCTCGTAAACGGCTTTCCGGCAGGACAGATAAAAATAGGCATTGCCATGCCTGGCCCTTTTGATTACCAAAGCGGCATTGCTTTGTTTAAAGGTGTGCAGAAATACGATGCTTTATATGGTATAGATATAGGTGAAGCCTTATCCCGACATTTAAACCTGCCCCTGGAAAACATCATTTTTATCAATGATGCAGAGGCTTTTTTACGTGGAGAGCTGGCTGCTGGTGCTGCTTCTGATGTAAAAAAGGCTATTGGCATTACTTTAGGCACAGGTTTGGGATCGGCCAGTAATTGCAAGGGAGCGCCAAAAGACGTAAACCGTGCGGCCCTGCCTTTCCTGGAGCAAAATGCCGAAGAATACATTTCTACCAGGTGGTTCTTAAAACGTTACCATGAGCTTACCGGAGCAGATGTAAAGAATGTGGAAGAATTGCTGAATGTTGCAGCGCCGGCAATAAAGAATCAGATATTTGATGAGTTTGCTACAAACCTGGGCAGTTTTATCAATGATTTTATAGCAGATGAGGATCCTGAAGTATTGGTTATTGGTGGCAACATTGCCCGGACCTGGGCCCATTTTATGCCTAAGCTGGAGCAGCTGGTGGTAAATAAAAAAGTAAAGATCAGGCAAACCGAAATGTGGGAAAATGCTGCATTGGTAGGTGCAGCCTGTATATGGGTAAATAAATAA
- a CDS encoding alpha/beta hydrolase: protein MRRSLFLAGVMLLFGIQLTFAAKVDTVQTYSASMKKNIKAVVITPDSYAEGKTYPVVYLLHGAGGNYANWINIAPELGQYADQYQTLIVCPDGNVTSWYFDSPVDPEWKYETYVATELVNWIDKNYKTVKDRKGRAIAGLSMGGHGALYLSFRHQDTFGAAGSMSGGVDFTSFPLNWNIAKRLGDYDKFPQRWKDNTIVNMIHLLVPNRLALIIDCGKEDFFYEVNMKLHEALQYSNIPHDFIIRPGAHNGQYWNNAVKYQLLFFNGFFNKKGK, encoded by the coding sequence ATGAGAAGATCACTTTTTCTTGCCGGCGTGATGCTGCTGTTTGGTATACAGCTAACTTTTGCCGCTAAGGTAGATACGGTGCAGACCTACAGTGCATCGATGAAGAAAAACATTAAAGCTGTTGTCATTACACCAGATAGCTACGCTGAAGGTAAAACCTATCCTGTTGTATACTTATTGCACGGTGCGGGTGGCAATTATGCCAACTGGATCAATATTGCACCCGAACTGGGTCAATATGCCGACCAATACCAAACCCTCATTGTTTGCCCGGATGGTAATGTAACCAGCTGGTATTTTGACAGTCCGGTAGATCCGGAATGGAAATATGAAACTTATGTGGCCACCGAACTGGTAAACTGGATAGATAAGAACTATAAAACGGTAAAAGACCGTAAGGGACGCGCTATTGCGGGCCTAAGCATGGGAGGACATGGTGCCTTATACCTTTCTTTCAGGCATCAGGATACTTTTGGGGCGGCCGGTAGTATGAGTGGCGGGGTGGATTTTACCTCTTTTCCCCTGAACTGGAATATCGCCAAAAGGTTGGGCGATTATGATAAGTTCCCGCAACGCTGGAAAGACAATACCATCGTTAATATGATCCATTTGCTGGTGCCCAACCGCCTGGCACTGATCATCGATTGCGGCAAAGAGGATTTCTTTTACGAGGTAAACATGAAACTTCATGAAGCGTTGCAGTACAGCAATATCCCGCATGATTTTATCATCAGGCCAGGTGCGCACAATGGGCAATACTGGAACAATGCGGTTAAGTACCAGCTGTTATTTTTTAATGGTTTTTTTAATAAGAAGGGAAAATAA
- a CDS encoding sugar phosphate isomerase/epimerase family protein, which yields METKDRRSFIKDLGMLTAGVGLASLLPLEALSAFKKEPYLISLAQWSLHNTLFAKKLDNLDFPLKAKRDFDIHIVEYVSIFFDKKEKDPAYLKELKNRTDSEGIQNHLIMVDREGNLGDTDDKARLTAVENHYKWVDAAKFLGCKTIRVNAGGKGTAAEVKAAAIDGLGRLTEYGKKNRINVIVENHGGYSSDGKWLTDVIKGVNSSYCGTLPDFGNFALGNGKEYDRYLGVEEMMPFAKGVSAKTMKFNADGEESDIDYSRMFRIIKAAKWNGIVGIEYSGAGETEDEGIRKTKALLEKVFKQG from the coding sequence ATGGAAACAAAAGACCGCAGAAGTTTTATTAAAGATTTAGGGATGCTGACAGCAGGGGTAGGGCTTGCTTCGTTGCTGCCATTGGAAGCTTTAAGTGCTTTTAAAAAGGAGCCTTATCTCATTTCCCTGGCCCAATGGTCGCTGCACAATACCTTGTTTGCCAAAAAACTGGACAACCTTGATTTTCCGCTGAAAGCGAAAAGGGATTTTGATATTCACATTGTAGAATATGTAAGTATATTTTTTGATAAGAAAGAGAAAGACCCGGCTTACCTGAAAGAACTCAAAAACCGGACTGATTCTGAAGGGATCCAGAACCACCTGATTATGGTAGACCGGGAAGGTAACCTGGGCGATACCGACGATAAAGCAAGACTAACTGCGGTAGAGAACCACTATAAATGGGTAGATGCAGCCAAATTTCTGGGTTGTAAGACCATCCGTGTAAATGCAGGGGGAAAGGGAACAGCTGCGGAAGTAAAAGCTGCGGCCATTGATGGTCTGGGCAGGTTAACCGAATACGGTAAAAAGAACAGGATCAATGTTATTGTAGAGAACCACGGTGGTTATTCTTCCGATGGCAAGTGGCTGACGGATGTAATCAAAGGGGTAAACAGCTCTTATTGTGGAACCTTGCCCGACTTTGGGAACTTTGCCCTGGGGAACGGAAAGGAATATGACCGGTACCTGGGCGTGGAAGAAATGATGCCTTTTGCCAAGGGGGTAAGTGCTAAAACGATGAAATTTAATGCTGATGGTGAAGAAAGCGACATCGATTACAGCCGCATGTTCAGGATCATTAAAGCCGCAAAATGGAATGGAATAGTAGGGATTGAGTATTCAGGGGCAGGAGAAACGGAAGACGAAGGGATCAGGAAAACGAAGGCCCTGTTAGAGAAAGTGTTTAAACAGGGATAA
- a CDS encoding response regulator transcription factor gives MNIARPLNFTFKGHLQNIYYTNDAIDEQHIKGLMSRFEQMSMAMNNITPLLFVIDYTKSQYLVMTDSCRIITGHHPQQLLEGGMPFLIDIYQKDDFRIYNENVFTANANFLKLQPQSEHHKFVFSYNFRVRNSEEKYIPIFQRGSYITSRETGLPLYSLGMVTDISPFKKDRQIYHSIEKIEESNGIITKQIIDENYFFPYAEDKLLSHHERDILCYMADGLSSKQIASRFNISENTVANHRKNMLKKTNTKNVAELVSFACKTQLI, from the coding sequence ATGAACATTGCGCGTCCGCTCAATTTTACTTTCAAAGGGCATCTGCAAAACATCTACTACACCAATGATGCCATTGATGAACAGCACATTAAGGGGCTTATGTCCAGATTTGAGCAGATGAGCATGGCTATGAACAACATCACACCCTTGCTTTTTGTGATTGATTATACCAAATCCCAGTACCTGGTCATGACAGATAGTTGTCGGATCATCACAGGACACCATCCTCAGCAATTGCTGGAAGGTGGCATGCCCTTTCTGATTGATATCTATCAGAAAGATGACTTCAGGATTTATAATGAAAACGTGTTTACGGCGAATGCCAATTTTTTAAAATTGCAGCCCCAGTCTGAACACCACAAATTTGTTTTTTCGTATAATTTCAGGGTAAGAAACAGCGAAGAAAAATATATCCCTATTTTTCAGCGGGGAAGCTATATAACTTCCAGAGAAACAGGTTTACCGCTCTACAGTTTGGGCATGGTTACAGACATCAGCCCTTTTAAGAAAGACAGGCAAATTTACCACAGTATAGAAAAAATAGAAGAAAGCAATGGAATCATCACCAAACAGATCATTGATGAGAACTACTTTTTCCCTTATGCAGAAGATAAACTGCTATCGCACCATGAAAGAGATATCCTATGTTATATGGCCGACGGGCTGAGCAGCAAGCAGATTGCTTCCAGGTTCAACATCAGCGAAAATACGGTAGCCAACCACCGGAAGAACATGCTAAAAAAAACAAACACGAAAAATGTTGCCGAACTGGTAAGCTTTGCCTGCAAAACTCAGCTGATATAA
- a CDS encoding LytR/AlgR family response regulator transcription factor — MIYTCIIIDDERHFTTLLEEYIAELPELELIKTFHDPTRAIAELTAEHFIADIIFLDIHMPHISGIELAPHLKKKCKFLVFITAHAQYAVNAFDLEADDFLYKPFKIERLQQSIKKITGHTTPAVQENTDNDFFFIKISGTQSKYLKFLYSEVIAFESDKNYIRIYTPNDCYRIYLGINEVEKKLAGRNDFIKVHRSFIISKAYIELVENNMVVMKNSNVQVVIGKQYKASFFAYLESHKF; from the coding sequence ATGATCTACACATGTATTATAATTGACGACGAACGCCACTTTACAACATTACTGGAAGAATATATTGCTGAGCTACCTGAACTGGAACTGATCAAAACATTCCACGATCCGACAAGGGCCATTGCCGAACTTACAGCAGAGCACTTTATAGCAGATATCATTTTCCTGGACATTCATATGCCACACATCAGTGGTATTGAACTTGCACCCCATTTAAAAAAGAAATGCAAATTCCTGGTATTCATTACCGCACACGCACAGTATGCCGTAAATGCCTTTGATCTGGAAGCCGATGATTTTTTGTATAAACCATTTAAAATAGAAAGACTTCAGCAGTCGATAAAAAAAATAACAGGTCATACAACTCCTGCAGTGCAGGAAAATACAGACAACGATTTTTTCTTTATAAAAATATCAGGTACGCAATCTAAATACCTAAAGTTTTTATACAGTGAGGTCATTGCATTTGAAAGCGACAAAAATTACATCAGAATTTATACCCCAAACGATTGCTACAGAATTTATCTGGGCATCAACGAAGTTGAAAAAAAGCTTGCCGGCCGAAATGACTTCATAAAAGTACACCGATCCTTTATCATCTCAAAAGCCTACATTGAACTGGTAGAGAACAATATGGTGGTCATGAAAAACAGCAATGTCCAGGTTGTCATCGGAAAGCAGTACAAGGCCTCATTTTTTGCTTATCTGGAAAGTCACAAGTTTTAA
- a CDS encoding helix-turn-helix domain-containing protein has product MNLPLYQRLNELICIRNTGPVEVLAEKLNISPRQVKYIIKKMRQDCEAPICFDNVRQSYVYTEKGRCDFKFRANNKEIVTEAIDEALKKYFSPLILAWCLLPDLIKEIAILTLAV; this is encoded by the coding sequence ATGAATTTACCGCTTTATCAAAGACTAAATGAGTTAATCTGCATTAGAAACACCGGACCTGTTGAGGTTCTTGCCGAAAAACTGAATATTTCACCGCGGCAGGTGAAGTACATCATCAAAAAAATGCGACAGGATTGCGAAGCACCTATATGCTTTGACAATGTCAGGCAAAGTTACGTTTATACGGAAAAAGGGCGATGCGATTTTAAATTCCGCGCCAATAATAAAGAAATTGTTACAGAGGCTATAGATGAGGCATTGAAAAAATACTTCTCACCACTGATTTTAGCCTGGTGTCTTTTACCAGACCTGATCAAAGAAATTGCCATTTTAACATTGGCTGTTTAA